A portion of the Oncorhynchus clarkii lewisi isolate Uvic-CL-2024 chromosome 27, UVic_Ocla_1.0, whole genome shotgun sequence genome contains these proteins:
- the LOC139385476 gene encoding synergin gamma-like isoform X2 yields the protein MALRPGSGGGGSFIYPVGGGLGPPQGMMPMQQQQQQQGFPGMVQVQMQPNMQGMMGMNFGGQMPPGAMPMQGGMAMGMQAPGMQFMGQPQFMSMRGPGPQYTADMQKQMAEEHQKRLEQQQRMLEEDRKRRQFEEQKQKLRLLSSVKPKGQMGASRDDALEAIKGNLDGFSRDAKMHPTPSSHPKKPDSSPSHSSVTSHSLPPAFPDDEFSDFMQGPLDASSSFPPSSQAHPHSLDPGPGQRPSSAPFPQSLPASMSILTATQHSTVNSSSPSAFQGPSLEEKLFSSCDLTAEKKAQVSFKSQRTLAPNRATVSAQFHSSTKARNWAEAPGDLISAFTIETPQPEAPALGPTAPSPAADPPPPQTSSDGAGVGGYPQQEHIQPMVPGWLYNDSLIPEMFKKVLQFTMTPGGIDTAKLYPILMSSGLPREALGQIWASANRTTPGMLTKEELYTVLALIGVAQSGLPAMNVEILSQFPSPPVPNLPALAMAMAPVIQHQHQQPMMTQPPVPVSMAMPAPTVMGRAPPAAPLPSAQPPTNFITNFPHVQGKADDDDFQDFQEAPRAGGGDQPFTEFQGESGETFPTTTSSLHQNSAPAILTPVSGSSSSSSDKYAVFKQLSVEEPPEPTQPASDFDGDKYSVFRQLEPPGDRKPVGEGFADFKSVSVDDGFTDFKTADSISPLEPSDQAKMFHPAFPPAFPNSQSLPQLQHQLHQQQQPAVSLSQPKNPLNMTDLDLFSSMAPTAPTPAEIKPSPFPSVPPSLVLPPGRAKPPGGGAEDFGDFSLFGPTSSSEAAPIGPDVGRGVAASHDDFADFMAFGSSGGEAKGEGLRSGEGRARGRGETTTTPQRPQQGSDKYDVFKQLSQEGGLAYDDNKHSAGGSFSSLRSEADDFTDFQSSKFCTALGASEKSLVDKVAAFKQGGKEDSASVKSLDLPSIGGSSVGKEDSEDALSVQLDMKLSDMGGDLKHVMSDSSLDLPGLSAHQPPATEGDDMKFDPFGTSAVSRLASYDWSEREECLSAQGQAKKHLVLDGVGVSSSFPSSDVVHRKETPFDSTENIPITHTCQTKITTFSTDDSVSTDSKFEAFADFGSCEPVGLGGDEDDDFGDFASTVSEKSDSPAAEPGSEVNLNEALDEFGTFHGDKAKFGKSDFLKASSQAKVKSSEEMIKSELATFDLSVQGSHKRSHSLGEKEIGRSPPSPAPEQPFRDRSSTLSEKKPALPVIRDKYKDLTGEVEESERYAYEWQRCLVSALQVITKANNTLNSISSSTVCTEVIQSAQGMEYLLGVVEVYRVTKRVELGIKATAVCSEKLQQLLKDISRVWNNLMGFMSLANLAPDESSLDFSSCILRHGIKNAKELACGVCLLNVDSRSKSKEETTIGRLFKRALAKDHDKRLRAFNSETDNFKLLYGGHQYHASCANFWINCVEPKPPGLILPDLL from the exons TTTTATTTATCCTGTTGGAGGGGGCCTGGGACCGCCACAAG GTATGATGCccatgcagcagcagcagcaacaacagggATTCCCTGGTATGGTTCAAGTCCAAATGCAGCCCAACATGCAAGGAATGATGGGAATGAACTTCGGAGGCCAGATGCCTCCTGGTGCCATGCCTATGCAG GGTGGGATGGCCATGGGAATGCAGGCCCCTGGGATGCAGTTCATGGGCCAGCCACAGTTCATGAGCATGAGGGGCCCCGGGCCCCAGTACACTGCCGACATGCAGAAACAGATGGCCGAGGAACACCA gaagcgtctggagcagcagcagcggATGCTGGAGGAGGACAGAAAGAGGAGGCAGTTTGAGGAGCAGAAACAGAAGCTGAGGCTGCTGAGCAGCGTCAAACCCAAG GGACAGATGGGGGCGAGTCGGGACGATGCGCTGGAGGCCATCAAAGGCAACCTGGACGGGTTCAGCAGAGACGCCAAGATGCACCCCACGCCATCCTCACACCCCAAGAAGCCAG ACTCATCGCCATCCCACTCTTCTGtcacctctcactccctcccccctgcTTTCCCCGATGACGAGTTTAGTGACTTTATGCAGGGTCCCTTAGATGCTTCTTcctccttccccccctcctcccaggcCCATCCCCATTCTTTAGACCCAGGTCCTGGTCAGAGACCCTCCTCTGCCCCCTTCCCCCAGTCCCTCCCTGCCTCTATGTCCATTCTTACTGCCACCCAACACTCTACTGTCAACTCCAGCTCCCCATCTGCATTTCAAG GCCCGTCCCTGGAAGAGAAACTGTTCTCCTCGTGTGATTTAACGGCTGAAAAGAAGGCCCAGGTTAGCTTTAAGTCCCAGAGGACCCTGGCCCCTAACCGAGCTACAGTCTCGGCCCAGTTTCATTCCAGCACCAAGGCCCGGAACTGGGCTGAGGCTCCTGGGGACCTGATTTCTGCTTTCACTATAGAAACACCACAACCAGAGGCACCAGCACTGGGGCCCACAGCCCCCTCACCAGCAGCCGacccccctcctccccaaaccagtagtgatggtg CAGGTGTTGGTGGTTACCCTCAACAAGAGCACATCCAGCCCATGGTACCAGGCTGGCTCTACAACGACAGCCTCATCCCAG agatgttcaaaaAGGTCCTGCAGTTCACCATGACTCCGGGGGGCATCGACACAGCCAAGCTCTACCCCATCCTGATGTCCTCAGGCCTGCCCAGGGAAGCACTGGGCCAGATCTGGGCCTCAGCCAATCGCACCACGCCTGGCATGCTGACCAAGGAGGAGCTCTACACAGTCCTTGCTCTGATTGGTGTGGCACAG AGTGGTCTTCCAGCCATGAATGTGGAGATCCTGAGCCAGTTCCCCTCTCCCCCGGTGCCCAACCTGCCTGCCCTGGCCATGGCTATGGCCCCTGTCATCCAGCACCAACACCAGCAGCCCATGATGACTCAGCCCCCTGTCCCTGTGTCCATGGCCATGCCTGCGCCAACAGTCATGGGCAgggctcctcctgctgctccttTACCCTCCGCCCAACCACCCACCAACTTCATCACCAACTTCCCACATGTACAG GGGAAAGCAGACGATGATGACTTCCAGGACTTCCAGGAGGCCCCCAGGGCAGGAGGAGGGGATCAGCCCTTCACTGAGTTCCAGGGGGAGTCAGGGGAAACCTTCCCCACCACCACATCCTCTCTGCACCAGAACAG TGCTCCTGCCATTCTGACTCCGGTCTCTGGCTCCTCCTCGTCATCCTCTGATAAGTATGCTGTCTTCAAGCAGCTCTCTGTGGAGGAGCCTCCAGAGCCCACTCAGCCTGCCTCAG ATTTTGACGGAGACAAATACAGTGTGTTCCGACAGCTAGAGCCACCAGGTGACAGGAAACCAGTAG GGGAAGGATTTGCCGATTTCAAGTCTGTCAGTGTGGATGATGGCTTCACAGACTTTAAAACCGCCGACAGCATCTCTCCACTAGAACCTTCAGACCAGGCCAAAATGTTTCATCCAGCATTCCCTCCTGCTTTCCCGAACTCTCAGTCTCTACCGCAACTACAACACCAgctacatcaacaacaacaaccagcagtctctctctctcagcctaaaAACCCTCTCAACATGACTGACCTGGATCTCTTCTCCTCTATGGCTCCCACAGCCCCCACCCCTGCAGAGATCAAGCCCAGCCCCTTCCCCTCTGTGCCCCCCTCCCTAGTGCTCCCACCAGGCAGGGCCAAGCCCCCCGGGGGTGGGGCCGAGGACTTTGGTGACTTTTCCCTTTTTGGCCCCACCTCCTCTTCGGAGGCTGCTCCTATTGGCCCTGATGTAGGAAGGGGTGTGGCAGCGTCTCATGATGACTTTGCAGACTTCATGGCTTTCGGCAGCTCTGGGGGGGAGGCCAAGGGTGAGGGGTTGAGGTCTGGAGAGGGGAGGGcacgggggagaggagagaccacCACCACTCCACAGCGCCCCCAGCAGGGCTCTGACAAGTATGACGTGTTCAAGCAGCTGTCTCAGGAAGGAGGCCTGGCATATGACGACAACAAGCACAGCGCCGGCGGCTCGTTCTCTTCCCTCAGGAGCGAAGCAGATGACTTCACCGACTTCCAGTCGTCCAAGTTCTGCACAGCGCTGGGGGCCTCGGAGAAGAGCCTGGTGGATAAGGTGGCAGCCTTCAAACAAGGAGGCAAGGAGGACTCGGCTTCAGTCAAGTCCCTAGACCTCCCATCCATCGGGGGCAGCAGCGTGGGCAAGGAGGACTCTGAGGACGCTCTGTCAGTGCAGCTGGACATGAAGCTGTCAGACATGGGTGGAGACCTGAAGCACGTGATGTCAGACAGCTCTCTGGATCTGCCGGGCCTCTCGGCCCACCAACCCCCCGCCACAG AAGGAGACGACATGAAGTTTGACCCCTTCGGAACGTCAGCAGTCAGCAGGCTGGCCAGCTATGATTGGTCAGAAAGAGAGGAATGCCTGTCTGCTCAGGGTCAGGCCAAGAAGCATCTGGTCCTGGACGGTGTTGGTgtttcctcctctttcccttcctcagACGTAGTCCACAGGAAGGAGACGCCGTTCGACAGCACAGAAAACATCCCCATCACACACACCTGCCAGACGAAGATCACCACCTTCTCAACAGACGATAGTGTGTCGACCGACAGCAAGTTTGAGGCCTTTGCTGACTTTGGATCTTGTGAGCCGGTAGGTTTGGGTGGGGATGAAGATGATGACTTTGGGGACTTTGCCAGCACTGTGTCGGAGAAATCAGACTCCCCCGCGGCCGAGCCGGGCTCTGAGGTGAACCTGAACGAGGCCTTGGATGAGTTCGGGACCTTTCATGGGGACAAGGCCAAGTTTGGGAAGTCAGACTTTCTGAAGGCCAGCTCTCAGGCCAAGGTCAAGTCCAGTGAAGAGATGATCAAGAGCGAACTCGCCACCTTTGACCTCTCTGTACAAG GCTCCCACAAGCGTAGCCACAGTTTGGGGGAGAAGGAGATTGGGCGCTCGCCCCCCTCCCCGGCCCCGGAGCAGCCCTTCAGAGACCGCTCCAGCACCCTGAGTGAGAAGAAGCCTGCCCTGCCCGTCATCAGAGACAAGTACAAGGACCTGACTGGGGAGGTGGAG GAGAGTGAGCGCTATGCATATGAGTGGCAGAGGTGTCTGGTGAGTGCTCTACAG GTCATCACTAAAGCCAACAACACCCTGAACAGCATCAGCAGCTCTACTGTTTGCACTGAGGTCATCCAGTCTGCTCAGGGCATGGAGTACCTGctgg GTGTGGTGGAGGTGTACCGCGTGACCAAGCGTGTGGAGCTGGGTATCAAGGCCACAGCCGTGTGTTCTGAGAAGCTGCAGCAGCTGCTGAAGGACATCAGCCGCGTCTGGAACAACCTCATGGGCTTCATGTCCCTGGCCAACCTGGCG
- the LOC139385476 gene encoding synergin gamma-like isoform X12 — protein MALRPGSGGGGSFIYPVGGGLGPPQGMMPMQQQQQQQGFPGMVQVQMQPNMQGMMGMNFGGQMPPGAMPMQGGMAMGMQAPGMQFMGQPQFMSMRGPGPQYTADMQKQMAEEHQKRLEQQQRMLEEDRKRRQFEEQKQKLRLLSSVKPKGQMGASRDDALEAIKGNLDGFSRDAKMHPTPSSHPKKPGVGGYPQQEHIQPMVPGWLYNDSLIPEMFKKVLQFTMTPGGIDTAKLYPILMSSGLPREALGQIWASANRTTPGMLTKEELYTVLALIGVAQSGLPAMNVEILSQFPSPPVPNLPALAMAMAPVIQHQHQQPMMTQPPVPVSMAMPAPTVMGRAPPAAPLPSAQPPTNFITNFPHVQGKADDDDFQDFQEAPRAGGGDQPFTEFQGESGETFPTTTSSLHQNSAPAILTPVSGSSSSSSDKYAVFKQLSVEEPPEPTQPASDFDGDKYSVFRQLEPPGDRKPVGEGFADFKSVSVDDGFTDFKTADSISPLEPSDQAKMFHPAFPPAFPNSQSLPQLQHQLHQQQQPAVSLSQPKNPLNMTDLDLFSSMAPTAPTPAEIKPSPFPSVPPSLVLPPGRAKPPGGGAEDFGDFSLFGPTSSSEAAPIGPDVGRGVAASHDDFADFMAFGSSGGEAKGEGLRSGEGRARGRGETTTTPQRPQQGSDKYDVFKQLSQEGGLAYDDNKHSAGGSFSSLRSEADDFTDFQSSKFCTALGASEKSLVDKVAAFKQGGKEDSASVKSLDLPSIGGSSVGKEDSEDALSVQLDMKLSDMGGDLKHVMSDSSLDLPGLSAHQPPATEGDDMKFDPFGTSAVSRLASYDWSEREECLSAQGQAKKHLVLDGVGVSSSFPSSDVVHRKETPFDSTENIPITHTCQTKITTFSTDDSVSTDSKFEAFADFGSCEPVGLGGDEDDDFGDFASTVSEKSDSPAAEPGSEVNLNEALDEFGTFHGDKAKFGKSDFLKASSQAKVKSSEEMIKSELATFDLSVQGSHKRSHSLGEKEIGRSPPSPAPEQPFRDRSSTLSEKKPALPVIRDKYKDLTGEVEESERYAYEWQRCLVSALQVITKANNTLNSISSSTVCTEVIQSAQGMEYLLGVVEVYRVTKRVELGIKATAVCSEKLQQLLKDISRVWNNLMGFMSLANLAPDESSLDFSSCILRHGIKNAKELACGVCLLNVDSRSKAFNSETDNFKLLYGGHQYHASCANFWINCVEPKPPGLILPDLL, from the exons TTTTATTTATCCTGTTGGAGGGGGCCTGGGACCGCCACAAG GTATGATGCccatgcagcagcagcagcaacaacagggATTCCCTGGTATGGTTCAAGTCCAAATGCAGCCCAACATGCAAGGAATGATGGGAATGAACTTCGGAGGCCAGATGCCTCCTGGTGCCATGCCTATGCAG GGTGGGATGGCCATGGGAATGCAGGCCCCTGGGATGCAGTTCATGGGCCAGCCACAGTTCATGAGCATGAGGGGCCCCGGGCCCCAGTACACTGCCGACATGCAGAAACAGATGGCCGAGGAACACCA gaagcgtctggagcagcagcagcggATGCTGGAGGAGGACAGAAAGAGGAGGCAGTTTGAGGAGCAGAAACAGAAGCTGAGGCTGCTGAGCAGCGTCAAACCCAAG GGACAGATGGGGGCGAGTCGGGACGATGCGCTGGAGGCCATCAAAGGCAACCTGGACGGGTTCAGCAGAGACGCCAAGATGCACCCCACGCCATCCTCACACCCCAAGAAGCCAG GTGTTGGTGGTTACCCTCAACAAGAGCACATCCAGCCCATGGTACCAGGCTGGCTCTACAACGACAGCCTCATCCCAG agatgttcaaaaAGGTCCTGCAGTTCACCATGACTCCGGGGGGCATCGACACAGCCAAGCTCTACCCCATCCTGATGTCCTCAGGCCTGCCCAGGGAAGCACTGGGCCAGATCTGGGCCTCAGCCAATCGCACCACGCCTGGCATGCTGACCAAGGAGGAGCTCTACACAGTCCTTGCTCTGATTGGTGTGGCACAG AGTGGTCTTCCAGCCATGAATGTGGAGATCCTGAGCCAGTTCCCCTCTCCCCCGGTGCCCAACCTGCCTGCCCTGGCCATGGCTATGGCCCCTGTCATCCAGCACCAACACCAGCAGCCCATGATGACTCAGCCCCCTGTCCCTGTGTCCATGGCCATGCCTGCGCCAACAGTCATGGGCAgggctcctcctgctgctccttTACCCTCCGCCCAACCACCCACCAACTTCATCACCAACTTCCCACATGTACAG GGGAAAGCAGACGATGATGACTTCCAGGACTTCCAGGAGGCCCCCAGGGCAGGAGGAGGGGATCAGCCCTTCACTGAGTTCCAGGGGGAGTCAGGGGAAACCTTCCCCACCACCACATCCTCTCTGCACCAGAACAG TGCTCCTGCCATTCTGACTCCGGTCTCTGGCTCCTCCTCGTCATCCTCTGATAAGTATGCTGTCTTCAAGCAGCTCTCTGTGGAGGAGCCTCCAGAGCCCACTCAGCCTGCCTCAG ATTTTGACGGAGACAAATACAGTGTGTTCCGACAGCTAGAGCCACCAGGTGACAGGAAACCAGTAG GGGAAGGATTTGCCGATTTCAAGTCTGTCAGTGTGGATGATGGCTTCACAGACTTTAAAACCGCCGACAGCATCTCTCCACTAGAACCTTCAGACCAGGCCAAAATGTTTCATCCAGCATTCCCTCCTGCTTTCCCGAACTCTCAGTCTCTACCGCAACTACAACACCAgctacatcaacaacaacaaccagcagtctctctctctcagcctaaaAACCCTCTCAACATGACTGACCTGGATCTCTTCTCCTCTATGGCTCCCACAGCCCCCACCCCTGCAGAGATCAAGCCCAGCCCCTTCCCCTCTGTGCCCCCCTCCCTAGTGCTCCCACCAGGCAGGGCCAAGCCCCCCGGGGGTGGGGCCGAGGACTTTGGTGACTTTTCCCTTTTTGGCCCCACCTCCTCTTCGGAGGCTGCTCCTATTGGCCCTGATGTAGGAAGGGGTGTGGCAGCGTCTCATGATGACTTTGCAGACTTCATGGCTTTCGGCAGCTCTGGGGGGGAGGCCAAGGGTGAGGGGTTGAGGTCTGGAGAGGGGAGGGcacgggggagaggagagaccacCACCACTCCACAGCGCCCCCAGCAGGGCTCTGACAAGTATGACGTGTTCAAGCAGCTGTCTCAGGAAGGAGGCCTGGCATATGACGACAACAAGCACAGCGCCGGCGGCTCGTTCTCTTCCCTCAGGAGCGAAGCAGATGACTTCACCGACTTCCAGTCGTCCAAGTTCTGCACAGCGCTGGGGGCCTCGGAGAAGAGCCTGGTGGATAAGGTGGCAGCCTTCAAACAAGGAGGCAAGGAGGACTCGGCTTCAGTCAAGTCCCTAGACCTCCCATCCATCGGGGGCAGCAGCGTGGGCAAGGAGGACTCTGAGGACGCTCTGTCAGTGCAGCTGGACATGAAGCTGTCAGACATGGGTGGAGACCTGAAGCACGTGATGTCAGACAGCTCTCTGGATCTGCCGGGCCTCTCGGCCCACCAACCCCCCGCCACAG AAGGAGACGACATGAAGTTTGACCCCTTCGGAACGTCAGCAGTCAGCAGGCTGGCCAGCTATGATTGGTCAGAAAGAGAGGAATGCCTGTCTGCTCAGGGTCAGGCCAAGAAGCATCTGGTCCTGGACGGTGTTGGTgtttcctcctctttcccttcctcagACGTAGTCCACAGGAAGGAGACGCCGTTCGACAGCACAGAAAACATCCCCATCACACACACCTGCCAGACGAAGATCACCACCTTCTCAACAGACGATAGTGTGTCGACCGACAGCAAGTTTGAGGCCTTTGCTGACTTTGGATCTTGTGAGCCGGTAGGTTTGGGTGGGGATGAAGATGATGACTTTGGGGACTTTGCCAGCACTGTGTCGGAGAAATCAGACTCCCCCGCGGCCGAGCCGGGCTCTGAGGTGAACCTGAACGAGGCCTTGGATGAGTTCGGGACCTTTCATGGGGACAAGGCCAAGTTTGGGAAGTCAGACTTTCTGAAGGCCAGCTCTCAGGCCAAGGTCAAGTCCAGTGAAGAGATGATCAAGAGCGAACTCGCCACCTTTGACCTCTCTGTACAAG GCTCCCACAAGCGTAGCCACAGTTTGGGGGAGAAGGAGATTGGGCGCTCGCCCCCCTCCCCGGCCCCGGAGCAGCCCTTCAGAGACCGCTCCAGCACCCTGAGTGAGAAGAAGCCTGCCCTGCCCGTCATCAGAGACAAGTACAAGGACCTGACTGGGGAGGTGGAG GAGAGTGAGCGCTATGCATATGAGTGGCAGAGGTGTCTGGTGAGTGCTCTACAG GTCATCACTAAAGCCAACAACACCCTGAACAGCATCAGCAGCTCTACTGTTTGCACTGAGGTCATCCAGTCTGCTCAGGGCATGGAGTACCTGctgg GTGTGGTGGAGGTGTACCGCGTGACCAAGCGTGTGGAGCTGGGTATCAAGGCCACAGCCGTGTGTTCTGAGAAGCTGCAGCAGCTGCTGAAGGACATCAGCCGCGTCTGGAACAACCTCATGGGCTTCATGTCCCTGGCCAACCTGGCG